In a single window of the Acipenser ruthenus chromosome 20, fAciRut3.2 maternal haplotype, whole genome shotgun sequence genome:
- the LOC131698817 gene encoding uncharacterized protein KIAA2013 homolog isoform X2, translating to MWLQQRLKGLPGLLSSSWARRMLVGLLLFMIIYWYLSSDGLLRFLTSSGEPRGATGVCLQSQMQRWKPLVDRGEGVMVAPQGRASGPAVVGNGRLLVDVESNKLWVSSSQPGTSPVLLTEYPPLVALKPAEVRSESQAVMLWFRKGSVLSVRCLLMGPTQGDCVTLREEFIAHRSRPSLYLQRIHISNPTDRPATFEVASLTMSFGSKFLASVEKIEDQDIMLSTGRVLTEKKQIVLVVVATKKMGSRLQVAAKSEFAENVLSVVYTSDPIDSSKLEETLIRLRDGARREMGDLMRMSVEDLYQEHQQSWADLFISGVEMRKIMDAHTPSSDTVNTTLYYVLSTFTAPLLDKKISAEEREKLESSLNYADHCFSGHATMHAENLWPSQVSGVAHILQLVNLWNLTLQKRGCKALVAAGVHGVMQGMVLSFGGLQFTENHLQFQADPDVLHNSYSLRGLHYNKDSINLAVLLDTEGKPFLHLSVKPQDKQVKLYACEAGCMNEPVELTSEVKGHVFPVMVTQPITPLLYISTDLTHLQDLRHTLHLKAILAHEEHMAKQDPGLPFLFWFSVASLITLFHLFLFKLIYNEYWGPGAKALFRSKVVNPSDDL from the exons ATGTGGCTACAGCAGAGACTGAAGGGGTTGCCAGGACTCCTGTCCAGCAGTTGGGCCAGGAGGATGCTGGTTGGGTTGCTGCTCTTCATGATTATATACTGGTACCTCAGTTCAGACGGGCTCCTGCGCTTCTTGACCAGCTCTGGGGAGCCTCGCGGGGCCACGGGAGTCTGCCTGCAGTCCCAAATGCAAAGATGGAAGCCCCTCGTGGACCGGGGGGAAGGGGTCATGGTAGCGCCACAAGGCAGGGCGTCTGGACCTGCTGTTGTTGGGAATGGACGTCTCCTAGTGGACGTTGAGAGCAACAAGCTTTGGGTCTCCTCCTCCCAGCCTGGCACTTCCCCGGTTCTCCTGACTGAGTACCCGCCCTTAGTGGCGCTGAAGCCAGCCGAGGTGCGATCTGAAAGCCAAGCTGTAATGCTTTGGTTCCGTAAAGGTTCTGTGCTCTCGGTCCGTTGTCTGCTCATGGGGCCAACCCAAGGTGATTGCGTGACCCTCCGGGAAGAGTTCATCGCACACCGCAGCCGGCCCAGCCTGTACCTGCAGAGGATTCACATCTCCAACCCTACGGACCGTCCCGCCACCTTTGAAGTTGCCTCCCTGACTATGTCCTTTGGGAGCAAGTTTTTGGCCAGCGTCGAGAAGATCGAGGACCAGGATATCATGTTGTCTACCGGGAGGGTCCTGACCGAGAAGAAGCAGATCGTGCTGGTCGTGGTGGCGACCAAGAAAATGGGCAGCAGGCTTCAGGTCGCCGCTAAGTCAGAGTTTGCGGAGAACGTGCTTTCGGTGGTCTACACCTCCGACCCCATTGACTCCTCAAAGCTGGAAGAAACTTTGATCAGACTGAGGGATGGAGCCAGGAGAGAGATGGGAGACTTGATGAGAATGAGCGTAGAGGACCTTTACCAGGAGCATCAGCAGTCATGGGCTGACCTCTTCATTTCAG GTGTGGAGATGAGAAAGATCATGGATGCCCACACTCCCTCCAGCGACACTGTCAACACCACGCTGTACTACGTGCTTTCCACGTTCACAGCGCCTCTGCTGGACAAGAAGATCAGCGCAGAGGAGCGCGAGAAGCTGGAGTCCAGCCTGAACTACGCTGACCACTGCTTCAGCGGCCACGCCACCATGCACGCAGAGAACCTGTGGCCGTCCCAGGTGAGCGGTGTGGCGCACATCCTGCAGCTGGTCAACCTCTGGAACCTCACCCTGCAGAAGAGGGGCTGCAAGGCCCTGGTGGCAGCCGGGGTTCACGGGGTCATGCAGGGTATGGTGCTGAGCTTCGGTGGGCTCCAGTTTACCGAGAACCACCTCCAGTTCCAGGCAGACCCAGATGTGCTGCACAACAGCTACTCCCTGAGGGGCCTCCACTACAACAAAGACTCCATCAACCTGGCCGTGCTGCTGGACACGGAGGGCAAGCCTTTCCTCCACCTGTCGGTCAAGCCCCAGGACAAGCAGGTGAAGCTGTACGCCTGCGAGGCCGGCTGCATGAACGAGCCCGTGGAGCTCACCTCGGAGGTCAAAGGGCACGTCTTCCCGGTCATGGTGACCCAGCCCATCACCCCATTGCTGTACATCTCCACGGACTTGACCCACCTCCAGGATCTGAGGCACACCCTTCACCTGAAAGCCATTCTTGCTCACGAAGAGCACATGGCGAAGCAGGACCCGGGACTGCCCTTTCTGTTCTGGTTCAGCGTGGCTTCTCTCATAACCCTGTTCCACCTCTTCTTGTTCAAACTGATCTACAATGAGTACTGGGGGCCAGGTGCTAAAGCGCTGTTCAGGAGCAAG GTAGTGAACCCCAGTGACGACTTATGA
- the LOC131698817 gene encoding uncharacterized protein KIAA2013 homolog isoform X1 gives MWLQQRLKGLPGLLSSSWARRMLVGLLLFMIIYWYLSSDGLLRFLTSSGEPRGATGVCLQSQMQRWKPLVDRGEGVMVAPQGRASGPAVVGNGRLLVDVESNKLWVSSSQPGTSPVLLTEYPPLVALKPAEVRSESQAVMLWFRKGSVLSVRCLLMGPTQGDCVTLREEFIAHRSRPSLYLQRIHISNPTDRPATFEVASLTMSFGSKFLASVEKIEDQDIMLSTGRVLTEKKQIVLVVVATKKMGSRLQVAAKSEFAENVLSVVYTSDPIDSSKLEETLIRLRDGARREMGDLMRMSVEDLYQEHQQSWADLFISGVEMRKIMDAHTPSSDTVNTTLYYVLSTFTAPLLDKKISAEEREKLESSLNYADHCFSGHATMHAENLWPSQVSGVAHILQLVNLWNLTLQKRGCKALVAAGVHGVMQGMVLSFGGLQFTENHLQFQADPDVLHNSYSLRGLHYNKDSINLAVLLDTEGKPFLHLSVKPQDKQVKLYACEAGCMNEPVELTSEVKGHVFPVMVTQPITPLLYISTDLTHLQDLRHTLHLKAILAHEEHMAKQDPGLPFLFWFSVASLITLFHLFLFKLIYNEYWGPGAKALFRSKQVVNPSDDL, from the exons ATGTGGCTACAGCAGAGACTGAAGGGGTTGCCAGGACTCCTGTCCAGCAGTTGGGCCAGGAGGATGCTGGTTGGGTTGCTGCTCTTCATGATTATATACTGGTACCTCAGTTCAGACGGGCTCCTGCGCTTCTTGACCAGCTCTGGGGAGCCTCGCGGGGCCACGGGAGTCTGCCTGCAGTCCCAAATGCAAAGATGGAAGCCCCTCGTGGACCGGGGGGAAGGGGTCATGGTAGCGCCACAAGGCAGGGCGTCTGGACCTGCTGTTGTTGGGAATGGACGTCTCCTAGTGGACGTTGAGAGCAACAAGCTTTGGGTCTCCTCCTCCCAGCCTGGCACTTCCCCGGTTCTCCTGACTGAGTACCCGCCCTTAGTGGCGCTGAAGCCAGCCGAGGTGCGATCTGAAAGCCAAGCTGTAATGCTTTGGTTCCGTAAAGGTTCTGTGCTCTCGGTCCGTTGTCTGCTCATGGGGCCAACCCAAGGTGATTGCGTGACCCTCCGGGAAGAGTTCATCGCACACCGCAGCCGGCCCAGCCTGTACCTGCAGAGGATTCACATCTCCAACCCTACGGACCGTCCCGCCACCTTTGAAGTTGCCTCCCTGACTATGTCCTTTGGGAGCAAGTTTTTGGCCAGCGTCGAGAAGATCGAGGACCAGGATATCATGTTGTCTACCGGGAGGGTCCTGACCGAGAAGAAGCAGATCGTGCTGGTCGTGGTGGCGACCAAGAAAATGGGCAGCAGGCTTCAGGTCGCCGCTAAGTCAGAGTTTGCGGAGAACGTGCTTTCGGTGGTCTACACCTCCGACCCCATTGACTCCTCAAAGCTGGAAGAAACTTTGATCAGACTGAGGGATGGAGCCAGGAGAGAGATGGGAGACTTGATGAGAATGAGCGTAGAGGACCTTTACCAGGAGCATCAGCAGTCATGGGCTGACCTCTTCATTTCAG GTGTGGAGATGAGAAAGATCATGGATGCCCACACTCCCTCCAGCGACACTGTCAACACCACGCTGTACTACGTGCTTTCCACGTTCACAGCGCCTCTGCTGGACAAGAAGATCAGCGCAGAGGAGCGCGAGAAGCTGGAGTCCAGCCTGAACTACGCTGACCACTGCTTCAGCGGCCACGCCACCATGCACGCAGAGAACCTGTGGCCGTCCCAGGTGAGCGGTGTGGCGCACATCCTGCAGCTGGTCAACCTCTGGAACCTCACCCTGCAGAAGAGGGGCTGCAAGGCCCTGGTGGCAGCCGGGGTTCACGGGGTCATGCAGGGTATGGTGCTGAGCTTCGGTGGGCTCCAGTTTACCGAGAACCACCTCCAGTTCCAGGCAGACCCAGATGTGCTGCACAACAGCTACTCCCTGAGGGGCCTCCACTACAACAAAGACTCCATCAACCTGGCCGTGCTGCTGGACACGGAGGGCAAGCCTTTCCTCCACCTGTCGGTCAAGCCCCAGGACAAGCAGGTGAAGCTGTACGCCTGCGAGGCCGGCTGCATGAACGAGCCCGTGGAGCTCACCTCGGAGGTCAAAGGGCACGTCTTCCCGGTCATGGTGACCCAGCCCATCACCCCATTGCTGTACATCTCCACGGACTTGACCCACCTCCAGGATCTGAGGCACACCCTTCACCTGAAAGCCATTCTTGCTCACGAAGAGCACATGGCGAAGCAGGACCCGGGACTGCCCTTTCTGTTCTGGTTCAGCGTGGCTTCTCTCATAACCCTGTTCCACCTCTTCTTGTTCAAACTGATCTACAATGAGTACTGGGGGCCAGGTGCTAAAGCGCTGTTCAGGAGCAAG CAGGTAGTGAACCCCAGTGACGACTTATGA
- the LOC131698817 gene encoding uncharacterized protein KIAA2013 homolog isoform X3 encodes MWLQQRLKGLPGLLSSSWARRMLVGLLLFMIIYWYLSSDGLLRFLTSSGEPRGATGVCLQSQMQRWKPLVDRGEGVMVAPQGRASGPAVVGNGRLLVDVESNKLWVSSSQPGTSPVLLTEYPPLVALKPAEVRSESQAVMLWFRKGSVLSVRCLLMGPTQGDCVTLREEFIAHRSRPSLYLQRIHISNPTDRPATFEVASLTMSFGSKFLASVEKIEDQDIMLSTGRVLTEKKQIVLVVVATKKMGSRLQVAAKSEFAENVLSVVYTSDPIDSSKLEETLIRLRDGARREMGDLMRMSVEDLYQEHQQSWADLFISGVEMRKIMDAHTPSSDTVNTTLYYVLSTFTAPLLDKKISAEEREKLESSLNYADHCFSGHATMHAENLWPSQVSGVAHILQLVNLWNLTLQKRGCKALVAAGVHGVMQGMVLSFGGLQFTENHLQFQADPDVLHNSYSLRGLHYNKDSINLAVLLDTEGKPFLHLSVKPQDKQVKLYACEAGCMNEPVELTSEVKGHVFPVMVTQPITPLLYISTDLTHLQDLRHTLHLKAILAHEEHMAKQDPGLPFLFWFSVASLITLFHLFLFKLIYNEYWGPGAKALFRSKDDPSV; translated from the exons ATGTGGCTACAGCAGAGACTGAAGGGGTTGCCAGGACTCCTGTCCAGCAGTTGGGCCAGGAGGATGCTGGTTGGGTTGCTGCTCTTCATGATTATATACTGGTACCTCAGTTCAGACGGGCTCCTGCGCTTCTTGACCAGCTCTGGGGAGCCTCGCGGGGCCACGGGAGTCTGCCTGCAGTCCCAAATGCAAAGATGGAAGCCCCTCGTGGACCGGGGGGAAGGGGTCATGGTAGCGCCACAAGGCAGGGCGTCTGGACCTGCTGTTGTTGGGAATGGACGTCTCCTAGTGGACGTTGAGAGCAACAAGCTTTGGGTCTCCTCCTCCCAGCCTGGCACTTCCCCGGTTCTCCTGACTGAGTACCCGCCCTTAGTGGCGCTGAAGCCAGCCGAGGTGCGATCTGAAAGCCAAGCTGTAATGCTTTGGTTCCGTAAAGGTTCTGTGCTCTCGGTCCGTTGTCTGCTCATGGGGCCAACCCAAGGTGATTGCGTGACCCTCCGGGAAGAGTTCATCGCACACCGCAGCCGGCCCAGCCTGTACCTGCAGAGGATTCACATCTCCAACCCTACGGACCGTCCCGCCACCTTTGAAGTTGCCTCCCTGACTATGTCCTTTGGGAGCAAGTTTTTGGCCAGCGTCGAGAAGATCGAGGACCAGGATATCATGTTGTCTACCGGGAGGGTCCTGACCGAGAAGAAGCAGATCGTGCTGGTCGTGGTGGCGACCAAGAAAATGGGCAGCAGGCTTCAGGTCGCCGCTAAGTCAGAGTTTGCGGAGAACGTGCTTTCGGTGGTCTACACCTCCGACCCCATTGACTCCTCAAAGCTGGAAGAAACTTTGATCAGACTGAGGGATGGAGCCAGGAGAGAGATGGGAGACTTGATGAGAATGAGCGTAGAGGACCTTTACCAGGAGCATCAGCAGTCATGGGCTGACCTCTTCATTTCAG GTGTGGAGATGAGAAAGATCATGGATGCCCACACTCCCTCCAGCGACACTGTCAACACCACGCTGTACTACGTGCTTTCCACGTTCACAGCGCCTCTGCTGGACAAGAAGATCAGCGCAGAGGAGCGCGAGAAGCTGGAGTCCAGCCTGAACTACGCTGACCACTGCTTCAGCGGCCACGCCACCATGCACGCAGAGAACCTGTGGCCGTCCCAGGTGAGCGGTGTGGCGCACATCCTGCAGCTGGTCAACCTCTGGAACCTCACCCTGCAGAAGAGGGGCTGCAAGGCCCTGGTGGCAGCCGGGGTTCACGGGGTCATGCAGGGTATGGTGCTGAGCTTCGGTGGGCTCCAGTTTACCGAGAACCACCTCCAGTTCCAGGCAGACCCAGATGTGCTGCACAACAGCTACTCCCTGAGGGGCCTCCACTACAACAAAGACTCCATCAACCTGGCCGTGCTGCTGGACACGGAGGGCAAGCCTTTCCTCCACCTGTCGGTCAAGCCCCAGGACAAGCAGGTGAAGCTGTACGCCTGCGAGGCCGGCTGCATGAACGAGCCCGTGGAGCTCACCTCGGAGGTCAAAGGGCACGTCTTCCCGGTCATGGTGACCCAGCCCATCACCCCATTGCTGTACATCTCCACGGACTTGACCCACCTCCAGGATCTGAGGCACACCCTTCACCTGAAAGCCATTCTTGCTCACGAAGAGCACATGGCGAAGCAGGACCCGGGACTGCCCTTTCTGTTCTGGTTCAGCGTGGCTTCTCTCATAACCCTGTTCCACCTCTTCTTGTTCAAACTGATCTACAATGAGTACTGGGGGCCAGGTGCTAAAGCGCTGTTCAGGAGCAAG GATGACCCGAGTGTTTGA